A stretch of the Orcinus orca chromosome 1, mOrcOrc1.1, whole genome shotgun sequence genome encodes the following:
- the ERMAP gene encoding erythroid membrane-associated protein produces the protein MKMASSSGSWLSRCFITLVFLQLPLRVSAPSPGRFSSSAVALAVILPVLGIFIMVGIYIIWKQRRSKERLLYEHAMEVENLLSDHAKEKGRLYKALKKLRHELKLKRAAANSGWRRARLHFVTVTLDPDTAHPKLILSEDRRCVKLGDTRQPVPNNPQRFDFVVSVLGSEYFIAGCHYWEVSVADKSKWALGVCSESVSRKGKVTASPANGHWLLRQNRKNEYEALTSPQTSFRLKEPPRCVGIFLDYEAGVISFYNVTNQSHIFTFTHSFSGPLRPFFEPCLHDGGKNMAPLIICSKLQKPEESTVPKPEEKGLANGDVALQVDPLLLPAQAQELLPLTDMILSWPSDIGPALQGLKVPSF, from the exons CCCCATCTCCAGGGAGGTTCTCCTCATCAGCAGTGGCTCTTGCTGTGATCCTGCCTGTCCTGGGGATTTTCATCATGGTGGGCATTTACATCATCTGGAAGCAAAGAAGGTCAAAAG aGAGGCTTCTCTATGAACACGCAATGGAGGTAG AAAATCTTCTCTCAGACCATGCAAAAGAAAAAG GACGTCTCTATAAAGCCCTCA AGAAACTCCGGCATGAACTGA aGTTAAAGAGAGCTGCAGCAAACTCAG gCTGGAGAAGGGCCCGGCTACACTTTG TGACTGTGACCTTGGACCCAGACACAGCGCATCCCAAACTCATCCTGTCTGAGGACCGCAGGTGTGTGAAGCTTGGAGACACAAGGCAGCCTGTGCCCAACAACCCCCAGCGATTTGACTTCGTCGTCAGTGTCCTGGGCTCTGAGTACTTCATAGCTGGCTGTCACTACTGGGAGGTGTCTGTGGCGGACAAGAGCAAATGGGCCCTGGGGGTGTGTAGTGAGTCAGTGAGCAGGAAGGGGAAGGTCACCGCCTCGCCCGCCAATGGACACTGGCTCCTGCGACAGAATCGCAAGAATGAGTACGAGGCCCTAACATCCCCGCAGACCTCCTTCCGCCTGAAAGAGCCCCCGCGGTGTGTGGGGATTTTTCTGGACTATGAAGCAGGAGTCATTTCCTTCTACAACGTGACCAACCAGTCCCACATCTTTACTTTCACCCACAGTTTCTCTGGCCCCCTTCGCCCTTTCTTTGAACCTTGCCTTCATGATGGAGGGAAAAACATGGCACCTCTAATCATCTGTTCTAAACTCCAAAAACCGGAAGAATCAACTGTCCCCAAGCCAGAAGAAAAAGGTCTTGCTAATGGAGACGTGGCCCTGCAGGTGGACCCTCTTCTGCTCCCCGCTCAGGCACAAGAGCTCCTCCCACTCACAGATATGATCCTGTCCTGGCCCTCTGACATTGGCCCAGCCCTGCAGGGGCTCAAGGTTCCTTCTTTTTAG